From one Triticum urartu cultivar G1812 chromosome 3, Tu2.1, whole genome shotgun sequence genomic stretch:
- the LOC125546158 gene encoding RNA-binding protein 24-like isoform X1: MSMAHQAAASGGDTRLTKVFVGGLAWETSKEGVRGHFERFGEILEAVVIADKGTGRSKGYGFVTFREAEAAMRACLDPYPVIDGRRANCNLACLGVQRSKAPQPLPYLQPYAAVGHVHGGGNINTRAMKAAIAAAGAGGASFVDHGIQQGIPAAAYNMYGYSPYFSDYGYQPLTYYQAYGGLAGGAQYQVFNGGAATAGTAGLAMADPTGLYPYYQYGPAVSTAAAYSMMQYPQMYQYAAVGAPQESSPTAVSGLHQFIGAAAFEPNTGGQAGGITLAQLTAPALPAPAPQYQYRLVSPMPIATPDQKKPLA; the protein is encoded by the exons atGTCCATGGCTCATCAGGCGGCGGCCAGCGGCGGCGACACGAGGCTGACCAAGGTGTTCGTGGGGGGGCTGGCGTGGGAGACGAGCAAGGAGGGCGTGCGCGGCCACTTCGAGCGCTTCGGCGAGATCCTCGAGGCCGTCGTCATCGCCGACAAGGGCACCGGCAGATCCAAGGGCTACGGATTT GTTACCTTCCGGGAGGCGGAGGCGGCCATGAGGGCGTGCTTGGATCCGTACCCGGTGATTGACGGCCGGAGGGCCAACTGCAACCTCGCCTGTCTCGGGGTCCAGAGGTCCAAGGCGCCGCAACCACTGCCTTATCTGCAGCCATATGCTG CAGTAGGCCATGTCCATGGTGGAGGCAACATCAACACGAGGGCAATGAAAGCTGCCATTGCTGCTGCTGGTGCTGGTGGTGCCAGCTTCGTCGACCATGGCATCCAGCAAGGGATCCCTGCCGCGGCCTACAACATGTACGG GTACTCTCCATATTTCTCGGACTACGGCTACCAGCCACTG ACATACTATCAGGCGTACGGTGGGCTGGCCGGAGGGGCACAGTACCAGGTCTTCAACGGTGGTGCCGCCACAGCGGGGACGGCGGGGCTAGCAATGGCTGATCCCACCGGGCTCTACCCCTACTACCAATATGGCCCTGCTGTGAGCACCGCCGCTGCGTACAGCATGATGCAGTACCCCCAGATGTACCAGTATGCGGCGGTCGGCGCCCCGCAGGAGAGCAGCCCTACCGCAGTGTCTGGCCTCCACCAGTTCATTGGAGCTGCCGCGTTTGAGCCTAATACTGGCGGCCAGGCAGGAG GTATTACACTGGCTCAGCTGACAGCTCCAGCTCTGCCGGCACCTGCGCCACAGTATCAGTACAGGCTCGTCTCTCCCATGCCTATTGCAACACCAGATCAGAAGAAGCCCTTAGCCTAG
- the LOC125546157 gene encoding protein DETOXIFICATION 40-like yields the protein MGGGDEHGASARLESILTDSSAPRAERMWAAGAIELGMLLRLAVPAVIMYMINFLMSMSTQIFSGHLGSLELAAASLGNTGVQMFAYGLMLGMGSAVETLCGQAYGGHKYDMLGTYLQRSAVILCCTGIPLAVIYAFSEPLLLLLGQSPEIARAASIFVYGLIPQIFAYAINFPIQKFLQAQSIVLPSAYISTATLVLHLLLSWVVVYKVGLGLLGASLVLSLSWWIIVVAQFAYIIMSPTCRRTWTGFTIKAFSGLPEFLKLSAASAVMLCLETWYYQVMVLIAGLLPNPELSLDSLSVCLTISAWVFMISIGFNAAASVRVSNELGAGNPKSAFFSVWVVTVLSAIIAIVLAVVIMCFRNYISYIFTEGERVSDAVADLCPLLAITIILNGIQPVLSGVAVGCGWQQFVAYVNVGCYYIVGVPLGVLLGFVFNFGVKGLWGGMIGGTAIQTAILLWVTIRTDWSKEVEEAQKRLNKWDDTKKEPLLVGVTDDN from the exons ATGGGCGGCGGGGACGAGCATGGCGCGTCGGCTCGGCTGGAGAGCATCCTCACGGACTCGTCGGCGCCGCGGGCGGAGCGCATGTGGGCGGCGGGGGCCATCGAGCTCGGGATGCTCCTGCGGCTGGCCGTGCCGGCGGTGATCATGTACATGATCAACTTCCTCATGTCCATGTCCACGCAGATCTTCTCCGGCCACCTCGGCAGCCTggagctcgccgccgcctccctcggcAACACCGGCGTCCAGATGTTCGCCTACGGCCTTATG CTGGGCATGGGTAGTGCAGTGGAGACCCTTTGCGGACAAGCCTACGGTGGACACAAGTACGACATGCTCGGAACCTACCTACAACGCTCCGCCGTTATCCTCTGCTGCACCGGCATACCTCTCGCCGTGATCTACGCCTTCTCGGAGCCACTCCTGCTGCTGCTGGGGCAGTCCCCGGAGATAGCCCGCGCGGCGTCCATCTTCGTGTACGGCCTGATCCCTCAGATCTTCGCCTACGCCATCAACTTCCCGATCCAGAAGTTCCTGCAGGCGCAGAGCATCGTCCTCCCCAGCGCCTACATCTCCACGGCGACGCTCGTGTTGCACCTCCTGCTGAGCTGGGTGGTCGTCTACAAGGTTGGTCTCGGGCTGCTCGGCGCCTCGCTGGTGCTTAGCCTGAGTTGGTGGATCATTGTCGTGGCGCAGTTCGCGTACATCATCATGAGCCCGACGTGCCGGCGGACATGGACAGGGTTCACTATCAAGGCCTTCTCCGGGTTGCCGGAATTTCTGAAGCTCTCCGCCGCGTCCGCTGTGATGTTGTGCCTCGAGACATGGTACTACCAGGTCATGGTGCTCATCGCTGGCTTGCTCCCCAACCCCGAGCTTTCCCTGGATTCCCTCTCAGTATG CTTGACAATCTCTGCTTGGGTGTTCATGATATCAATAGGTTTCAACGCCGCCGCAAG TGTTAGAGTGAGCAATGAGCTTGGTGCCGGCAACCCCAAGTCTGCATTTTTCTCGGTTTGGGTCGTGACGGTGCTCTCTGCAATAATCGCTATCGTCCTTGCTGTTGTGATCATGTGCTTCCGCAactacatcagctacatcttcacagAGGGTGAAAGAGTTTCCGACGCCGTTGCGGATCTGTGCCCGCTGCTCGCCATCACCATCATTCTCAATGGCATCCAACCTGTACTGTCAG GTGTTGCTGTTGGGTGTGGGTGGCAACAATTTGTTGCTTACGTCAACGTCGGCTGCTACTACATCGTAGGTGTTCCCCTTGGTGTTCTTCTTGGTTTTGTCTTCAACTTTGGCGTAAAG GGCCTTTGGGGTGGCATGATTGGAGGAACGGCCATACAGACTGCCATTCTGTTGTGGGTCACCATTAGAACTGATTGGAGCAAAGAG GTAGAGGAGGCCCAAAAAAGATTGAACAAGTGGGATGATACAAAGAAGGAGCCCCTTCTTGTTGGCGTCACAGATGATAACTAA
- the LOC125546158 gene encoding RNA-binding protein 24-like isoform X2 encodes MSMAHQAAASGGDTRLTKVFVGGLAWETSKEGVRGHFERFGEILEAVVIADKGTGRSKGYGFVTFREAEAAMRACLDPYPVIDGRRANCNLACLGVQRSKAPQPLPYLQPYAVGHVHGGGNINTRAMKAAIAAAGAGGASFVDHGIQQGIPAAAYNMYGYSPYFSDYGYQPLTYYQAYGGLAGGAQYQVFNGGAATAGTAGLAMADPTGLYPYYQYGPAVSTAAAYSMMQYPQMYQYAAVGAPQESSPTAVSGLHQFIGAAAFEPNTGGQAGGITLAQLTAPALPAPAPQYQYRLVSPMPIATPDQKKPLA; translated from the exons atGTCCATGGCTCATCAGGCGGCGGCCAGCGGCGGCGACACGAGGCTGACCAAGGTGTTCGTGGGGGGGCTGGCGTGGGAGACGAGCAAGGAGGGCGTGCGCGGCCACTTCGAGCGCTTCGGCGAGATCCTCGAGGCCGTCGTCATCGCCGACAAGGGCACCGGCAGATCCAAGGGCTACGGATTT GTTACCTTCCGGGAGGCGGAGGCGGCCATGAGGGCGTGCTTGGATCCGTACCCGGTGATTGACGGCCGGAGGGCCAACTGCAACCTCGCCTGTCTCGGGGTCCAGAGGTCCAAGGCGCCGCAACCACTGCCTTATCTGCAGCCATATGCTG TAGGCCATGTCCATGGTGGAGGCAACATCAACACGAGGGCAATGAAAGCTGCCATTGCTGCTGCTGGTGCTGGTGGTGCCAGCTTCGTCGACCATGGCATCCAGCAAGGGATCCCTGCCGCGGCCTACAACATGTACGG GTACTCTCCATATTTCTCGGACTACGGCTACCAGCCACTG ACATACTATCAGGCGTACGGTGGGCTGGCCGGAGGGGCACAGTACCAGGTCTTCAACGGTGGTGCCGCCACAGCGGGGACGGCGGGGCTAGCAATGGCTGATCCCACCGGGCTCTACCCCTACTACCAATATGGCCCTGCTGTGAGCACCGCCGCTGCGTACAGCATGATGCAGTACCCCCAGATGTACCAGTATGCGGCGGTCGGCGCCCCGCAGGAGAGCAGCCCTACCGCAGTGTCTGGCCTCCACCAGTTCATTGGAGCTGCCGCGTTTGAGCCTAATACTGGCGGCCAGGCAGGAG GTATTACACTGGCTCAGCTGACAGCTCCAGCTCTGCCGGCACCTGCGCCACAGTATCAGTACAGGCTCGTCTCTCCCATGCCTATTGCAACACCAGATCAGAAGAAGCCCTTAGCCTAG